A genomic segment from Triticum dicoccoides isolate Atlit2015 ecotype Zavitan chromosome 1A, WEW_v2.0, whole genome shotgun sequence encodes:
- the LOC119298944 gene encoding uncharacterized protein LOC119298944, which produces MASESSLQDHHRRHGQPPSRTFAAVPGSFLLLKEMPSPRASARQGPPSEVPHRRTYPSPAGTAKPGSTAGNRHFPLSEPFRRPPPPRRSYCRVVPPSLTLVCIASAPSTASSISFERANTSPALTSPGPGLPSIWSRLDLEWPIDLQIHRTRPHRCWPSNRPPSFPAGPKPMVRPPHRSPSIFFCCWANRFGPRCLFFPAENFF; this is translated from the exons ATGGCGTCCGAGTCCTCCTTACAagaccaccaccgccgccatggaCAGCCGCCGTCCAGGACCTTTGCCGCTGTGCCcggctccttcctcctcctcaaggAGATGCCCTCGCCTCGAGCATCAGCGCGCCAAGGCCCGCCTTCTGAAGTCCCTCATCGCCGAACCTACCCATCACCTGCAG GTACTGCCAAGCCGGGATCCACCGCTGGGAACAGACACTTCCCCCTTTCCGAACCCTTCCGCCGGCCTCCACCACCTCGCCGGAGCTACTGCCGCGTCGTGCCGCCGTCGTTGACCCTTGTCTGCATCGCCTCGGCCCCTAGCACTGCATCCTCTATTTCCTTCGAGAGAGCGAACACCTCGCCCGCGTTGACTTCGCCTGGACCCGGCCTCCCCTCGATCTGGAGTCGCCTCGATCTGGAGTGGCCCATCGACCTCCAGATCCACCGAACTAGGCCACACCGCTGCTGGCCCAGCAACCGGCCTCCTTCCTTTCCAGCTGGGccaaagcccatggtgaggccaccccaccGAAGCCCCTCTATTTTTTTCTGTTGTTGGGCCAACAGATTCGGCCCGAGGTGCCTTTTTTTTCCTGCTGAGAATTTTTTCTAA